In Vanessa cardui chromosome 9, ilVanCard2.1, whole genome shotgun sequence, the DNA window ttcataaatatctttatattgcCAAATTTTTACTCGACAAAGGAAGAGTAATATAGCttttgtatattacatatacattagcTACGCATTCCGTATTACACAGGCTAGAGTAACAGCACTGACGTGGGGCCACGCGGCGCGGCGGCTATTCgtgggcgcgggcggcgcggtgTGCACGGCGCGCGTGTGGCGCGTCGTGGCGCCTCTACAGCTACTGGCTCGCGTGAGGGCTGCATCCGCTTTGCGACACCCGCGATTGGCTGCCAAGTTACCATTGCCGCCTCGCCTCCAGCCAGCACTGGCCAGTCTCTTCGCGCATACTATACGGGTAAATGACtttataaagattaaattatggtaaatttaagtatattatacttttttatactatacttCATAAATTTTTCGTTAACGCACCACcacaatgattaaaataatgataaataattgcaGTTGTATTGTCACAATAAACatgtaaaatgtatatacattacatgcatatactatataatatatgtatatacatataatatacggTAATTTTTCTAGTGTAACGTTCCCGAAGCAAATGAGCTTCGTCGCTTCGTGTCACGGCCCCCAGCGGCAGGCGGTCGACTGCACTGTACAATGTTACGTCATGACGACGAGGAGGCGGGCGCCTACACGCTGTACTTGGAGCATCTCGGTGGACTTGTCCCGTTGCTCAAAGGACGAAGAACGAGCAAAATTAGACCGGAGTTCGTTATATTTGACCCACAAGGAGAAggtatattaatgaatataaatgtattaaggtgtaaataatgtattgaggatgagatggcccagtggttagaacgcgtgcatcttaaccgatgattgcgggttcaaacccaggcaagcaacgctgattcatgtgcttaatttgtctttataattcatctcgtgctcagcggtgaaggaaaacatcgtgaggaaacctgcatgtgacaaatttcatagaaattctgccacatgtgtattccaccaacacgcattgaaacagcgtggtggaatgtgttccaaaccttctccacaaagggagaggaagcctttagcccagcagtgggaatttacaggctgttgttttttgtttttttttttgtatttaggtAAAATGTATTACATCATTTTCATTAAGATTACATTTTCtgagcttattattattaattcgacAGAAGGAGTAACTGGCTGCCTACGTGAGTCGAGTAGCAGCAGCAGCGGTGCCGGCAGCGCGTCTAGCAGCAGTGGTAGTGGTGGAAGCATCGGTGGTGGCATCTCGTCGCCCCGCCCACCACGCACGCCCCGCGCTCCTCGTCGGGCACCACGCCAGCCATTACCGCAAGAGGATTCCTGTTCGTCAGATACTGAGAGGGAAGATGGTATGTCCTGTCTAATGGAGTAcagtaactaataaataaataaataaatatgagacaacatcacatacattactctgatcccaatgtaagtagctgaagcacttgtgttatggaaatcagaagtaacgacggtaccacaaacacccagacccaagacaacgtagaaaactaatagtaatctacatcgactcggccgggaatcgaacccgggacctcagagtggcatacccatgaataCCGGTAACTGGCCATTATCagtaatagtatttattatatttcttgctatatgtatatacatgatattgtcaaaataatcaatttataaataaaatatatgaataatattcaatCGAAAATTCAGGTTGTTCAGGATCTCCAAGATTACAAAGACGCAGGCGTGCTCGCGAACGACGAAAAACTCGCAACGCAGCTGATAAAGACGAAACTCCTGATGAATTAGCATATATAGACTCCCTACCCGAGGTATTTGACTTTATTCTATATATGTTAAAAGATTgagctttataaaaatagaatcattctattataaaaaaatatatgttgcaGGATGTACGGTTGGTGGAGGTGACTTCCAATATTTGgggaacaaaatttaaaatgcatgGATTAGCCAAAAATGTTCCAGCTAATCTTGGTCAAGTgacatataaaacctctttactgCATCTTCAACCGCGACAGATGACTTTAATGATAACAGAACTTAGGGACGATTATCCCATTGGCCCAGATCCTAATTTTAACCCAAACATATTTTCGGAGGATGAAGAGGATGTATTTCAACCTAGCGAAGTAAATTCTCCATCTCATATGAATaataacataagaaaaaaattcaatCCAGTTATTGTAACCGATAGAATGaccaatactaataatataattaatcaatcgGAAATATATTCACCCAATAACAATACCTCAAACCCAGCTTTAGCTCGGGCTGAGTCGTATGACGAATTTCCTTATATAGACACAAATGATACTATGAATAACATACCTGAAAATGTTTACAACGCGAATTCCGTGCGACATTCAGCGCAGAATTCCGAAAAACGTGTAAGCAATGCTTCTGCTGTGACCAATCGGCACGCAATTTCACCACTGAGATGTGAAAGTTCTGTTCCTACTCTTCAATCACCTAAGAATGCAGTAGCACCAACAGATATCATTTTCGAGAGGCCTTCACCACAAACAGTGACTTGCGGCGGGCGGGGTGACTTCTGTGGAGGTCGGACAGATTATAGTGTTAGAGATAATGCATCATTAAAAGGAAACCTATCCAATATCGATCAACAGCCATTTAGCTTAAATCTTAGCTTAGAACCTAGTAGACAAGTAATAATCAAAAAGTGTGATAACCACGTCTCAGACAATTGTCTTTCTAAGCTAAGAAAGAACATTTGTAGCAGAGGCGAATCATCGTACGAAGTGAACGCAAgaattttgaaatcattatgtaacaaaaattacgagCACGAAGTTCACCCCGATGCAATGAACAAGCGCACAGATACGATAAAGAATTTACAAAAGGGAGAAGATCTCAAATATATCGACGAGGAAACACCAGTCGACACGAATATCAACAATTTGACGGACAAAGTTCGAGAGGGCAGAGTGCAAAGGACAACTACAGTAGTGCCCATAAGTCCCGTATGTACCAATTTGCCGGTATATGATACGATGACGCGGAGCTGCAGCGTCGGTTATTTGGATCTCGTTGATCCACAAGTTTTACACGCACAAGTCAGTCTGACAGCTTTACGTGGGGAACACCCGCGCCGTCTCATACTAGTCAATAATAAGAAACAACGACGCCCGAGGAGATATTTTAAAGCCAGTGACTTGAAACAGATAGAAAATTTAAGAACTCCAAGTTTAAGAAAGTGCGGCAAGTCAAAGAGTCTCGACTCTGGGGAGTTATCAATAACCGCGGAAAAGGGAAAAAAACAAACCAAGGCCGAATTGAACGTGAAGGCTGAAGTTTCCGCGAATTCAAGCAGTAGATGTAATAGCACAGGGGAGGACAACAGTGGGACCAGCACAGAGGAAGGGCGAGGACGAAGAGAGCGACAAGAGCGCCCCGCTTGCTCCTCGTGTCGCCTGCTGGCGCCCGGCGACCGCCGCGAGTCCGACGCGCCCTACGTGTGCGCGGTGTGCAGCGCGTGCGCGTCGCCCGCACCCCGCGCGCCCCCCGCCGCGCTCACCGACAGTGACTCCGATTACAGCAAGTATTATAGTTAGTAGTAGATGCTTTCTCTCACCCGCCCCCTGACTACTTCAACGGTGAGAAAGAAACGGTTTCGATGCCGCAGCTAGCCGAAGTAGATACTATCACAAAGCTTTTAGGCGCAAGTAGATACTGGCCGAGACCAAACACAAGTTTTAAGTAAAAAGTGCTCACTCCCCACACTAGCTACGGAGTTTAGTTACCCCTAAGACGGGACTGAACTTTGCAAATGCGCATGTGCCTTGACGGACTAGCCGTTTtcaattttacttttacatgGTGACACAGAGGAGAAAAACTGGCTTCATTTGGCAAATATTTTTGCTAGTTACGAAAGAtttagtacaaataaaattgcacaatatgttatattattccGCTTACACATCCAATGGTCACTGGTCAAAATGCTACTATATCGACCGTTACACGCCTTACATTTATTTGTGTAGccatataagtttaaaattacataGAGATTAATAAGTACAAAGCCAAGTGTCAAGCCAgccaaaaattaaaagtatttcacATTTTATAACAACTAGGTTCACTAGAGCAGCTGGCGCTGCGCCTGCTGGCGTCTCGTTCGTCGAAGagggcgggcgcggcgggcgcggcgggcgcgtcCCGGGAGAGCAGCTCGGCGCCCGCATCGCCGCGCCCGGCGCGCTCCACCGCCTCGCCCGCGCCCGCGTCGCCCGCGCCGCGCACCTCGCGACGGCAGCGCTACTCGTCCGCTTCTCCTATTAGGTCTGTATATTCGGTACTCCTTATTGTttctacatatttacaaaacgGAATCTTTAACGACTtatctctttttttatattccagACAACTTTTGAACTCGCCTCTCCTTAACAGAAGAAGAAATAAGAAACTTTCTGAGAGCTCGGACGATGAGTACTCTAATGGCTACAACGAGGTTAATAGTAAGAATTACAGAGATCTTGAGAGCTTTCAAAAAGCACAACTTAGAAATAAGGTAAGAAAAATTATGTGTAAATTTCATTctgtaaactttattattatttcttttaatcgTTAATTTACTCGTATAACTTCAAGTAACAACCGGCACGGGTTGCAATgtctctttattttaataataagaacatAAGCAtttaggagctgagatggcccagtggttagaacgcgtgcatcttaaccgatgattgcgggttcaaacccaggcaagcaccactatatatatgtgcttaatttgtgtttataattcatctcgtgctcggcggtgaaggaaaacatcgtgaggaaacctgcatgtgtctaatttcatagaaattctgccacatgtgcattccaccaacccgcattggaacagcgtggtggaatatgttccaaaccctctccttaatggcagaggaggccttatcccagcagtgggaaatttacaggctgttactttactttattttactttactaagcatttatttctttttctatatGTAAGTCGTATGGTTTCAGCTCAAGCGCGCCGGTGGAAGCATAAATATTGCAACGTCTTCAAGTGCTCCGGAGAGTCGCAGCAGCAGCCGACGTCAGCTCGTGATGCACAACAAGGCGCCAATGTGGAACGAGAACAGCCAGGTCTACCAGTTGGACTTTGGAGGACGTGTGACTCAAGAATCCGCGAAGAATTTCCAAATCGAATATCATGGCAAACaagtaagaaaatttaattctatttgcaTGCATACTTCAGTCTTTTTGCTGTTGAGCTTTATGAACCTAGGTTGTGGTAGTTAACATCACCAGAGTGTCAGTGCAATTGTGCAAGAAAAGCACCTACGTTACCTATTTTCTACCTCGAGAAATTAACGTCTTCCTCGGAATagattagtttttgtttttcaaaaacTAGTTAGTAAGGCTTAGGCTAAGTTAAGATTTGTACATAATGGTTCTTTGGGATTTATAACATCagttatgaataatttaatttcaatacaatGACGGATTTAAGAAGTATTTCGGCACAAATTCTGAATACGATGCGGGCAAAGCTCTCGTGAAAAAATGAAGACTATGAAGTAATGCTTGTATACCTATATATAGAGATAACATTTCATTGGTTACAGGTGATGCAGTTCGGCCGCATTGATGGCAACGCATATACACTCGACTTCCAGTATCCATTCTCGGCGCTGCAAGCTTTTGCTGTTGCTTTAGCGAACGTAACACAAAGACTGAAATGAGCACTCGCCGTCAGTTACAGCAAGCGGTTACGATCCTATGGTTTTTATAATCGTTGCGGtgcgtaaattatttttaacaaaacgcGGCTGTACATATGTGGACAATAGAACGGACTCCATTTTGTGTAGTGATCGTGTCCaattcgttttgctcttgtccgattattatataatttaatctaattcTTGTATGTTCTTGaaacaatatgtataaaaatactcAATACTATTCCAttaaattttgttgattttatatCAAAAGTACTGATTGTAAATTATTCCAGTGTAGTAGGTTAAGTTGATGGCGATGAAGGAAGGAGGCGTTGCTCCATTCATCCGACACTGTACATAGACTAATACTTTAGCTCATATCTAGTTAATGATCGATAGCTTACTGCGCATTTAGATCTTTGGTCTATGAGAAAAAGCaaccaaatatttttacacttaCCTAGATAGCTGcgtaaaattacattatagTGTCACGGcgaaattgtaaacaaaattcgTCAATGAAACTATACACTGACAAGAACCGTatcttattttcaaaaatagggAAGTGACTTGACGTAATAATAACAAACTTAAGGATCACTCAGGTACGAGCCTAGTTAGTAAATAATTCTAGTATCATTTTAATGTTGTTACTCATTCTTCATGTGGCCTTTCCTTATTTTGTTAAggtagtataatataaaactaacaaTAGAATCCACAAATTGTTGTATTAGAATTTTATCATGCACTTGACATGAATTCAATgttgttttatatgttgttgCACCAAAGTAAATTCATATACTATGTactatgtttattgtttatgtaaatatactcaatttcatattttaaattgtattgatttaactgagaaattatttatttaataatttgggCCTAGAATATAAGACACCTTCGATACCTTACTTGTAATATTAAGAACAATGAAATTTCCCTCTTCATCAATATgatcgttaatattttaaataattgtccaCTTATGCTAGTTTTATAGGAACGTCGGGGGATAACAATGTTGTATATTTACGTCGTTGTTGTGTTATAAATTgtcgtttaatatttataatttaattcctaGTATTGTGTCCGATGTAAGCATATTATGTCAGtagatgataaaataaacataacatatatttataatgtacatacattataaGTTATGGAAGTTTTATGTAATTCGATCTCAAATTATTACTGTgaacaattttatacaaaaatatttcataaataacagAGATTGAAATGATTCGTTTCTTTTTGTGTTTCAAATAACgagattaaaatgttttataattttatgattatacaTATCCATAGTTAATTCATAATGTAGGttgattaaaaacttatttagtaatatttaaatttaatcatattttcacacatttatttaaagactGCTCTTAAGAtattaatgcaaatataaatgtgtttatttgataatttatattaataatttgctgcaattaattaataagtttttaatattttattaatgtttagtcTGTGTTAGCGAATAAATGTGATGTAAAAGCtagtaatttgttttgtttgctGAAAATAGTGTTGTTTTTTTACTTGGATGTTAAAGTATCTGTTGTGAGTCCAAAtgcttttttattgaaatgtcaTTTGTATATAACCATAgcaaaagtgtaaataaaactattctcggaataaaaacatttgttttatttaaaaaatataataaataaaacatgtaataagaagtcaaaattaaaatgatgaCTAATGATGTTTCTTATTTatgtatagtctattccaattatgaaaaaagataaataaaatgaaattgttaagGCGCCtcgagatttttttttggtGAAAACATAGGATTGCGTAGCCAAAAAATTTACTTCACGTTATTTTTTAGCTTCAATTTTAGATTAAGtaacgaaaatttaaattcgattaaaatgatgaaaatttaaagaaatttatacGAAACTCTGAGCAAAACGttataagttctttttttaaactctaTCCTTATTTTGTCCGATAGCGTAGGATTCGTTTCAGtaaagcccattacacaataaaaaaaaataagagataaggaataagtaacaaggaataaggaatagcggaatccagcgatggcagcaccgttaatcaattcataattcaaaaataaggaataagaaataagaataaaatttccgtCGCGGTGgaaatttgtttcttatagCCAGGTTGCTGTGCCATTCCTTATTCTTAATCtcttataccttatttttttcattatgtaaTGGGCTTAAAAGTTCAGAAgtcctaaaataaattactaaataaattattactaaaaaaaagaaagcgATGTTCATgtgtttatatacattttaataattaatattacaaaagagATTTATTACCTAAGTATGCTATTGCAATATTTAAGATGTGGTCCATCCACCCTTTATTGTAAGCATAACATGTAACACAAAATTACGCGGAAATTTTATCCCGCGCATTTTTGTTTGATGACAAAAACGGCGTAACAACCGCCCAcagcttaaaaattataaaattatacaaatcgtTACataccttataaaataaaagcttagTCTCGGATCCGGTTATATCAAAATGTATCCctcacaattattataaaaaacattaagttatttaatagaTCGTTCTACTTATTTTTTGTCAATGTATGAATCCACATCCCAAAAGTATCCCTTTTGTTACTTATTTCTATTGCATTGACCTGACCTTTTGTGTAGGATTCTCTATAGACCGGAGAGTATTGTGGGTGTCTcccataattaaatataacgacA includes these proteins:
- the LOC124532648 gene encoding tubby-related protein 4; protein product: MHLHFERNVNAKCDCTILSLSWMGKVPDELPEEEGWKLNRNNYYQEGWLATGNVRGVVGVTFTSSHARRPHELPLRTNYNLRGHRSDVILVKWNEPYQKLASCDSSGVIFVWIKYEGRWSIELINDRSTPVTHFSWSHDGRMALICYQDGFVLVGSVAGQRYWSSMLSLDARITCGCWTPDDSQVYLGTASAQLVVMDVHGAMVSQVQLVAEGGIISMAWSCEKFKMEEGEEIGENNGGHVLAVALGNGEIVLLRGHDDVSPFRIHTGLRGNTLAMEWANSRELLAVAGTLIAEPNEPEDEPPFKNVVKFYSDTGALIYTVPIPYTQARVTALTWGHAARRLFVGAGGAVCTARVWRVVAPLQLLARVRAASALRHPRLAAKLPLPPRLQPALASLFAHTIRCNVPEANELRRFVSRPPAAGGRLHCTMLRHDDEEAGAYTLYLEHLGGLVPLLKGRRTSKIRPEFVIFDPQGEEGVTGCLRESSSSSSGAGSASSSSGSGGSIGGGISSPRPPRTPRAPRRAPRQPLPQEDSCSSDTEREDGCSGSPRLQRRRRARERRKTRNAADKDETPDELAYIDSLPEDVRLVEVTSNIWGTKFKMHGLAKNVPANLGQVTYKTSLLHLQPRQMTLMITELRDDYPIGPDPNFNPNIFSEDEEDVFQPSEVNSPSHMNNNIRKKFNPVIVTDRMTNTNNIINQSEIYSPNNNTSNPALARAESYDEFPYIDTNDTMNNIPENVYNANSVRHSAQNSEKRVSNASAVTNRHAISPLRCESSVPTLQSPKNAVAPTDIIFERPSPQTVTCGGRGDFCGGRTDYSVRDNASLKGNLSNIDQQPFSLNLSLEPSRQVIIKKCDNHVSDNCLSKLRKNICSRGESSYEVNARILKSLCNKNYEHEVHPDAMNKRTDTIKNLQKGEDLKYIDEETPVDTNINNLTDKVREGRVQRTTTVVPISPVCTNLPVYDTMTRSCSVGYLDLVDPQVLHAQVSLTALRGEHPRRLILVNNKKQRRPRRYFKASDLKQIENLRTPSLRKCGKSKSLDSGELSITAEKGKKQTKAELNVKAEVSANSSSRCNSTGEDNSGTSTEEGRGRRERQERPACSSCRLLAPGDRRESDAPYVCAVCSACASPAPRAPPAALTDSDSDYSKYYSSLEQLALRLLASRSSKRAGAAGAAGASRESSSAPASPRPARSTASPAPASPAPRTSRRQRYSSASPIRQLLNSPLLNRRRNKKLSESSDDEYSNGYNEVNSKNYRDLESFQKAQLRNKLKRAGGSINIATSSSAPESRSSSRRQLVMHNKAPMWNENSQVYQLDFGGRVTQESAKNFQIEYHGKQVMQFGRIDGNAYTLDFQYPFSALQAFAVALANVTQRLK